A window from Myripristis murdjan chromosome 11, fMyrMur1.1, whole genome shotgun sequence encodes these proteins:
- the lrrc3b gene encoding leucine-rich repeat-containing protein 3B, whose translation MTLLDLWLSRSIPMCLLLQSLVLMALCFPSASMCPKGCICQRADPHLHGLNVTCSQSRLKEIPPGLPVDTVLLRLDHNQIGAVPDRAFHGLRLLRELNLSHNAVETLGEGAFSGVEATLQVLDLSHNRITSVHKDAFARLKARVIVDDNPWHCDCALQQALGGMAHNHEAAARVLCRSSELRDQEGRSFLAVDTDLCNLAKRTTDYAMLVTMFGWFAMVISYVVYYVRQNQEDARRHLEYLKSLPSKPKKPDEADDISTVV comes from the coding sequence ATGACTCTGCTGGACTTGTGGCTGTCGCGCTCCATCCCCATGTGCCTGCTCCTCCAGAGCCTTGTCCTCATGGCCCTGTGCTTCCCCTCGGCCAGCATGTGTCCCAAGGGGTGCATCTGCCAGCGCGCCGACCCCCACCTCCACGGCCTCAACGTCACCTGCAGCCAGTCCCGGCTCAAAGAGATTCCTCCTGGCCTTCCGGTCGACACCGTCCTCCTGAGGCTGGATCACAACCAGATCGGCGCTGTGCCGGACCGCGCCTTCCACGGCCTGAGGCTTTTACGGGAACTCAACCTCTCTCACAATGCAGTGGAGACTTTGGGGGAAGGTGCTTTCAGTGGCGTGGAAGCAACGTTACAGGTGCTGGACCTTTCCCACAACCGCATCACTAGCGTACACAAGGATGCCTTTGCTCGACTCAAGGCCCGTGTCATTGTGGACGATAATCCCTGGCACTGTGACTGCGCCCTCCAACAGGCACTCGGCGGCATGGCCCATAACCATGAGGCGGCCGCCCGTGTCTTGTGCAGGAGCTCGGAGCTTCGTGACCAGGAGGGACGATCATTCTTGGCGGTGGACACTGATCTCTGTAACCTTGCCAAACGGACCACTGACTATGCCATGCTGGTGACCATGTTCGGCTGGTTTGCCATGGTCATTTCATATGTGGTGTATTATGTTCGTCAGAACCAGGAGGATGCCCGACGCCACCTGGAATACCTCAAGTCTCTCCCCAGCAAGCCCAAGAAACCTGACGAGGCTGATGACATAAGCACTGTTGTCTAA